Proteins encoded together in one Fibrobacter succinogenes window:
- a CDS encoding phosphatidylinositol-specific phospholipase C, whose amino-acid sequence MADLETNSLDDSHVVHSKLNAKSNIKCADGPRPAGYCHDGNIDLEKTNWMSKLNNNFRMSDLSLPGTHDTMAFYGGDAVQCQSVNLLEQLNSGIRVLDIRCRHIADIFAIHHGVVFQNAYFGDVLDTVQEFLETNPSETIFMRIQKEHNEEKVTRSFEDTFKIAYWEPRSNLFWNPNKSTNKTNPKLSETRGKIVVLQKFDAKGTYGVRWPDNFEIQDEYHLSTNWDLYDKWTKVKDHLTNANNSDPSNRKTFINFLSGSGGSFPYFVASGQSSPGTNAPRLLTGRTTPGWKNSWVDFPRIGCVKIVFTVCSIAFEGTNILSAERIGKGKEFKKYVGMIMADFPGKDLIEGIISLNF is encoded by the coding sequence ATGGCAGATCTAGAAACAAATTCTTTAGACGATTCGCATGTCGTTCATTCAAAGCTAAACGCGAAAAGCAATATCAAATGTGCAGATGGCCCACGTCCAGCAGGCTATTGTCATGATGGAAATATCGATCTAGAAAAGACAAATTGGATGTCAAAACTCAACAACAATTTTCGAATGAGTGATTTGTCCCTTCCGGGCACGCACGACACGATGGCTTTTTATGGTGGCGATGCCGTTCAATGTCAATCAGTCAATTTATTGGAACAACTAAATTCAGGCATCCGCGTATTAGACATTCGCTGTCGCCATATTGCAGATATTTTCGCAATCCACCATGGAGTAGTTTTTCAGAACGCTTATTTTGGAGATGTTCTCGACACCGTTCAGGAATTTCTAGAAACGAATCCTTCTGAAACAATTTTCATGCGAATACAAAAAGAGCATAACGAAGAAAAAGTAACTCGTTCATTTGAGGATACATTTAAAATTGCTTATTGGGAACCTCGTTCTAATTTATTCTGGAATCCGAATAAAAGTACTAATAAAACAAATCCCAAATTGTCCGAAACAAGAGGTAAAATCGTAGTCCTTCAAAAATTCGATGCCAAAGGCACCTACGGAGTTCGTTGGCCAGACAATTTCGAAATACAGGATGAATATCACTTAAGCACCAATTGGGATTTGTATGATAAATGGACAAAAGTCAAGGATCATCTGACAAACGCAAATAATTCAGATCCATCTAATCGAAAAACATTCATCAATTTTCTTTCTGGATCGGGAGGATCATTTCCTTATTTTGTAGCCAGTGGTCAATCAAGTCCTGGAACAAACGCACCTCGACTTCTTACAGGTCGAACAACCCCAGGATGGAAAAACAGTTGGGTCGATTTTCCAAGAATCGGCTGTGTCAAAATAGTATTCACAGTATGCTCTATAGCGTTTGAAGGAACAAACATTCTTTCGGCAGAAAGAATAGGAAAAGGGAAAGAATTCAAAAAATATGTCGGAATGATAATGGCCGATTTCCCAGGAAAAGACCTTATCGAAGGCATAATAAGCCTTAATTTTTAG
- the nifJ gene encoding pyruvate:ferredoxin (flavodoxin) oxidoreductase, producing the protein MAKKMIAVDGNEATANVAHKLSEVIAIYPITPSSPMAEHSDNWSAKGQKNIWGQVPRVFEMQSEGGAAGTVHGALQTGALTTTFTASQGLLLMIPNMYKIAGELTPAVFHVTARALAMQGLSIFGDHSDVMACRQTGFAMLASSCVQECQDLALVAHASTLESRVPFMHFFDGFRTSHEVMKIEALDENVIRDVIDDKYVKACRARAMTPDRPTMRGTAQNPDVYFQGRETVNPFYAKVPEIVQKYMDKVASYTGRQYHIVDYVGAADAERVIISMGSSTCTIGDTVKYLNSKGEKVGLVNIRLYRPFPMEAVVAALPKTVKKIAVLDRVKEPGSAGEPLFQDALTAVSEAVMAGKMAMPKMIGGRYGLSSKEFTPAMVKAIFDELSKAEPKARFTVGINDDVCNTSLTIDPNFKLESDFFQAMFFGLGSDGTVGANKNSIKIIGNETDNYAQGYFVYDSKKSGSMTTSHLRFGKSIIDAPYLIGENEADFVACHHTPHLESVDMLKYAKDGATFLVNTPHSADTVWDTFPRPVQEAIIKKHLKVFVIDAYAVAAKTGMGRRINTVMQTCFFSKLGNVLDAETAIKYIKKYAEKTYAKKGMEVVQKNWDAIDASLANLFEVKVPAAVTSTKEFRAPIHGNAPKFVNEVTAEIIKGNGEQLPVSKMPVDGVFPTGTTKYEKRDLALNIPSWNPDACVQCGKCAMVCPHAAIRLKVVDESAVKNAPEGFKYTPAKGFKLEGSDKPVFAISVSSYDCTGCGVCTQACIGKDKTDATKKAINMVPQEPIKEQEGKCFDFFVDLPEFDRTKVNKNLVKQAMLLEPLFEFSGSCAGCGETAYVRLVSQLFGDRMVVANATGCSSIYGGNLPTTPWAKNKEGRGPAWANSLFEDNAEFGLGMRLAITKHATQAVSLLDEVADKLPADLVEALKTQKQDDEAGIQAQRANVAKLKEALKDADCEKAISLRDEFADYLVKKSVWIMGGDGWAYDIGYGGLDHVMATGENVNILVLDTEVYSNTGGQASKSTNRGAVALFAAAGKRAGKKDLGLIAMSYKNVYVGRIAIGANDAQALKVLQEAEAHNGPSLIIAYCPCINHGFDLNNQLAHQKMAVDSGYWTLLRYNPALAAEGKAPLILDSKKPTIPVAEYIYTENRFKALTRTNPEVAKALADDLQKEVDARYAYYEAMSQNTAV; encoded by the coding sequence ATGGCAAAAAAGATGATTGCGGTTGATGGTAACGAAGCAACCGCTAACGTCGCCCACAAGTTGAGCGAAGTTATTGCAATTTACCCCATTACCCCGTCCAGCCCGATGGCCGAACATTCCGACAACTGGAGTGCCAAGGGCCAGAAGAATATTTGGGGTCAAGTTCCTCGCGTATTTGAAATGCAGTCCGAAGGTGGTGCCGCTGGTACCGTCCACGGCGCTTTGCAGACTGGTGCCCTGACCACTACGTTCACGGCTTCCCAGGGTCTTCTCTTGATGATCCCGAACATGTACAAGATTGCAGGCGAACTGACACCCGCAGTCTTCCACGTTACAGCTCGTGCTCTTGCTATGCAAGGCCTTTCTATTTTCGGTGACCACTCCGACGTTATGGCTTGCCGCCAGACCGGTTTTGCAATGCTCGCCTCCTCTTGCGTTCAGGAATGCCAGGACCTCGCTCTCGTGGCCCACGCTTCCACGCTCGAAAGCCGCGTCCCGTTCATGCACTTCTTTGACGGCTTCCGCACTTCTCACGAAGTGATGAAGATCGAAGCTCTCGATGAAAACGTCATCCGCGACGTTATCGACGACAAGTACGTCAAGGCTTGCCGTGCACGCGCTATGACACCGGACCGTCCGACCATGCGCGGTACCGCTCAGAACCCGGACGTTTACTTCCAGGGTCGTGAAACCGTGAACCCGTTCTACGCCAAGGTTCCGGAAATTGTCCAGAAGTACATGGACAAGGTTGCAAGCTACACTGGCCGTCAGTACCACATTGTGGACTACGTCGGTGCTGCCGATGCAGAACGCGTCATCATTTCCATGGGTTCTTCTACCTGCACCATCGGTGATACCGTCAAGTACTTGAACTCCAAGGGCGAAAAGGTCGGTCTCGTCAACATCCGCCTCTACCGTCCGTTCCCGATGGAAGCTGTCGTTGCAGCTCTCCCGAAGACAGTCAAGAAGATTGCCGTCCTCGACCGCGTGAAGGAACCGGGTTCCGCAGGCGAACCGCTCTTCCAGGACGCCCTCACTGCTGTTTCCGAAGCAGTCATGGCTGGCAAGATGGCTATGCCGAAGATGATCGGTGGCCGCTACGGTCTTTCTTCCAAGGAATTCACGCCGGCTATGGTCAAGGCCATCTTCGACGAACTCTCCAAGGCTGAACCGAAGGCTCGCTTCACCGTCGGTATCAACGACGACGTTTGCAACACATCCCTCACCATCGACCCGAACTTCAAGCTCGAAAGCGACTTCTTCCAGGCCATGTTCTTCGGTCTCGGTTCTGACGGTACCGTTGGTGCAAACAAGAACTCCATCAAGATTATCGGTAACGAAACCGACAACTACGCTCAGGGTTACTTCGTCTATGACTCCAAGAAGTCCGGCTCCATGACCACCTCTCACCTCCGCTTTGGTAAGAGCATCATCGACGCCCCGTACCTCATTGGCGAAAACGAAGCAGACTTCGTCGCTTGCCACCATACTCCGCATCTCGAATCCGTCGATATGCTCAAGTATGCCAAGGACGGCGCAACGTTCCTCGTGAACACCCCGCACTCCGCTGACACCGTTTGGGATACCTTCCCGCGTCCGGTTCAGGAAGCCATCATCAAGAAGCACCTCAAGGTGTTCGTCATCGACGCATACGCTGTCGCAGCAAAGACTGGCATGGGCCGTCGCATCAACACTGTAATGCAGACCTGCTTCTTCTCCAAGCTCGGTAACGTTCTCGATGCAGAAACTGCTATCAAGTACATCAAGAAGTACGCCGAAAAGACCTACGCCAAGAAGGGCATGGAAGTCGTCCAGAAGAACTGGGACGCTATCGATGCTTCCCTTGCCAACCTCTTCGAAGTCAAGGTTCCGGCCGCTGTCACCAGCACGAAGGAATTCCGCGCTCCGATCCACGGCAACGCTCCGAAGTTCGTGAACGAAGTCACAGCCGAAATCATCAAGGGCAACGGCGAACAGCTCCCGGTCTCCAAGATGCCTGTCGACGGTGTGTTCCCGACCGGTACCACCAAGTACGAAAAGCGCGACCTCGCCCTCAACATCCCGTCCTGGAATCCGGACGCATGCGTACAGTGTGGCAAGTGCGCTATGGTCTGCCCGCACGCAGCTATCCGTCTGAAGGTCGTCGATGAATCCGCCGTGAAGAACGCTCCGGAAGGCTTCAAGTACACTCCGGCCAAGGGCTTCAAGCTCGAAGGTTCCGACAAGCCGGTATTCGCAATCTCCGTTTCTAGCTACGACTGTACGGGTTGCGGCGTTTGTACTCAGGCTTGCATTGGCAAGGACAAGACCGACGCTACCAAGAAGGCTATCAACATGGTTCCGCAGGAACCGATCAAGGAACAGGAAGGCAAGTGCTTCGACTTCTTCGTTGACCTCCCGGAATTTGACCGCACCAAGGTTAACAAGAACCTCGTCAAGCAGGCCATGCTCCTCGAACCGTTGTTCGAATTCTCTGGCTCTTGCGCAGGCTGCGGCGAAACGGCATACGTCCGTCTCGTTTCTCAGCTCTTCGGTGACCGCATGGTCGTCGCAAACGCAACGGGTTGCTCTTCCATTTACGGTGGTAACCTCCCGACCACACCGTGGGCAAAGAACAAGGAAGGCCGCGGTCCGGCTTGGGCAAATAGCTTGTTCGAAGACAACGCTGAATTCGGTCTCGGCATGCGCCTCGCAATCACGAAGCATGCAACCCAGGCTGTAAGCCTCCTCGACGAAGTTGCAGACAAGCTCCCGGCTGATCTCGTTGAAGCTCTCAAGACTCAGAAGCAGGACGACGAAGCCGGCATCCAGGCTCAGCGCGCTAACGTCGCTAAGCTCAAGGAAGCCCTCAAGGATGCAGATTGCGAAAAGGCAATCAGCCTCCGCGACGAATTCGCAGACTACCTCGTCAAGAAGTCCGTGTGGATCATGGGCGGTGACGGTTGGGCATACGATATCGGTTACGGTGGTCTTGACCACGTCATGGCAACCGGTGAAAACGTGAACATCCTCGTTCTCGATACCGAAGTGTACTCCAACACGGGTGGACAGGCCTCCAAGTCCACGAACCGTGGCGCCGTTGCCCTCTTCGCTGCCGCTGGTAAGCGCGCTGGCAAGAAGGACCTCGGCCTTATCGCCATGAGCTACAAGAACGTTTACGTCGGCCGTATCGCCATCGGCGCAAACGATGCTCAGGCTCTCAAGGTGCTCCAGGAAGCAGAAGCTCACAATGGTCCGTCCTTGATCATTGCTTACTGCCCGTGCATCAACCACGGTTTCGACCTCAACAACCAGCTTGCACACCAGAAGATGGCTGTTGATTCCGGTTACTGGACTCTGCTCCGTTACAACCCGGCCCTCGCTGCCGAAGGAAAGGCTCCGCTTATCCTCGACTCCAAGAAGCCGACTATCCCGGTTGCAGAATACATCTACACCGAAAACCGCTTCAAGGCCCTCACTCGCACCAATCCGGAAGTCGCCAAGGCACTCGCCGACGACCTCCAGAAGGAAGTGGATGCCCGCTACGCTTACTACGAAGCCATGAGCCAGAACACGGCTGTGTAG
- a CDS encoding PrsW family glutamic-type intramembrane protease, producing the protein MIYAENVLICIAVPLAITLLFTRGSARCSTISFLAGMLVCILSAYISGFIQLISGFTAEDTSIFLSPMIEECMKLLSMLFCVYVFNPSDDDTQLCAVGVGAGFATFENCCFILSSGAPQLANVLVRGAAVGVMHIVTLVALAKGMQLLKNYKAFSLAGIAGVLSLSVTVHGLYNLLVSKPGVSLYIGYVMPMFCAILLYRINSETSRYDEK; encoded by the coding sequence ATGATTTATGCTGAAAATGTTCTGATTTGCATCGCGGTGCCGCTTGCAATTACGCTGCTTTTCACGAGGGGGAGCGCACGCTGTTCGACGATTTCGTTCCTTGCGGGCATGTTGGTTTGCATCTTGTCGGCGTATATTTCTGGGTTTATTCAATTGATATCCGGTTTTACGGCCGAGGATACCTCTATTTTCCTTTCTCCGATGATAGAAGAGTGCATGAAGCTTCTGTCAATGTTGTTTTGCGTTTACGTGTTCAATCCATCAGATGACGATACCCAGTTGTGTGCTGTTGGTGTTGGGGCCGGATTTGCGACGTTTGAAAATTGCTGCTTCATCTTATCATCGGGTGCTCCGCAATTGGCGAATGTGTTGGTGCGCGGCGCGGCTGTGGGCGTGATGCATATCGTGACTTTGGTGGCGTTGGCTAAGGGTATGCAACTGCTGAAAAATTACAAGGCTTTTTCGCTTGCGGGTATTGCGGGTGTGTTGTCGCTTTCCGTGACGGTCCATGGGCTTTACAATCTTTTAGTTTCTAAGCCAGGTGTTTCATTGTATATCGGGTACGTGATGCCGATGTTCTGCGCGATACTGCTGTATCGAATCAATAGCGAAACAAGTCGATATGATGAAAAATGA
- a CDS encoding RNA polymerase sigma factor: MGKWEMPDIDGQLFVRFLNQDAQDALEVIFDKYRDSLILFLYGFVQNVDVAEELMMDTFAILASGTAKYKEKNGASFKTWLFAVAKNQALIYLRKNKVKFVSSASDFLNNVEADAASHPIGMLLQNETDSQVYRAMKSIDADYRNALFLLYFENMKPEQISRIIKKSIKQTYNILARGKEALRIAYERMGDSHLAGEG, translated from the coding sequence ATGGGAAAATGGGAGATGCCGGATATTGATGGACAGCTGTTTGTCCGTTTTTTGAATCAGGATGCTCAAGATGCTCTTGAGGTCATTTTTGATAAGTATAGGGACAGCCTTATTTTGTTCCTGTATGGTTTCGTTCAAAATGTTGATGTCGCCGAAGAGCTGATGATGGACACATTTGCCATTTTGGCTTCTGGCACGGCTAAGTATAAGGAAAAAAACGGTGCGTCGTTCAAAACTTGGCTTTTTGCGGTTGCCAAGAATCAGGCGCTGATTTATCTAAGGAAAAATAAGGTCAAGTTTGTTTCTTCTGCGAGTGATTTTTTGAACAATGTCGAAGCTGATGCTGCTTCTCACCCGATTGGGATGCTTTTGCAAAATGAGACGGATTCGCAAGTGTATCGTGCGATGAAGTCTATCGATGCCGATTACAGGAATGCGTTATTCCTTTTGTATTTCGAGAACATGAAGCCTGAGCAGATTAGCAGAATCATAAAGAAAAGCATAAAGCAGACGTACAATATTTTGGCGAGGGGGAAAGAGGCTCTGCGTATTGCGTATGAACGGATGGGCGATTCGCATTTAGCTGGAGAAGGCTAA